Below is a genomic region from Flavobacterium ginsengisoli.
TTACAATCCTAATATATGATTCTATAAATATGTCGCTCCGCTGGAGCTTTTTATCTTCGCCAAACGTTTTCTATACATATTTCGCTTCTCCGAAGCTTTATAATATTATCATCCCTCTTCTATAAATATATCATTTCTCCGGAACTTATTTATTGAAATTATTGGAATGAAAATTTACTAGTGATGCCATTATTAAAACCAATCCCAAAACCAAAAGAATACTCAATATCAAAATACTTTGAAAATATCCTGGAATTGCTCCTTCTCCAAAAAAGAAAAACCAGCCTTGAAGAAACAATAAAACTTCTGTAAAAACATATCCTGAAATAAAACACTTCACTCCTATTTTTAATATTGAAGAATCAGCAGAAAGCATTTTATTTTGCAATAAAATTCCAAACAAAAATCCTGTTATAATTCCCAAAGTGGTTAAATGAATAAAACCAATTACAAAATTTCGGATTTGATGTGAAACTTCTGCCAGATTAGGAAAAAGAGTCAGCAATTGAATTCCTACTTTCAAAAAGAAAGAACACAAAGCCAAACCGTAAACCATTTTTGTAATTTTATCTAAAGAATTTTTGAAATGATTTATTTGTGGTTGCAACATTTTATAGAAATAAATAAAAGCGCACAATTGAATTATAACTCCACAAATATTGATATAACTCAAAATATCATTTTCTATAAACCAGCGAACTGGAAAACAAACTGTTAATAGCGTAGAAACAACCATTAGAAAATAAAACTTCTTAAACTTTACCTCATCAATTTTATTTTGAAATTGTTTTAAAAACAAAGCTAAAATTGCCAATATAAACCAGCCATTAAATTGAAAATGAAGAAAAAACTGAATCGCTATCTGATAAAAAGCACTTTGTTTTCCTAATGTGCTTACAGCTGGACCAAGACACCAAACGCCTAAAGTCGATAAAACCATAAATAAAACCGAAACCGACAAAAGTCTTTGTGATGGAGATTTATCTCTTAAACAATCTTTCCAAACCAAACGGCAAAAAACATAGCTCAGCAAAATATGCATAGTTGAAAATACAATCGAAAACAAAGCATATCCTTGAATTGGAAAAGCAATCATCATTCCGATTACTGAAAATTCTGTCAGCCAAAATAGACGGTTATAAATTGGTTTCTGGCTTTTTTCTTTCGGAATAAAAAAATGAACCACCAAAACATATACGATCATATAAACCCAGCCTAACATGGCAACATGCGAATGCGCATGAAGCAGAAAACTATAGTTTAAAAAATCTAAAGGAAACAGATACATAAACCGCATTAATAATCCAAAAACACAGGCAATCAGAAAATTAAAAAAACAGCAAAGTATCCAAGCTTTTTGAGAATTCATATTGCAACTTTTAAACCTATAAAATTATTAAACCATATAAGTAATATAAGAAAAATTATAAGTCTGTTTTAAATGAACTTATATTACTTATATGGTTTAAAATAAAAACACCGATAATTATCATTTTAGAGGATTATTACCGATGTTTTCGAACTATTAAAATTAACCTTTATTCTACTTCAACAAAGTCTTTTTCTAGTGTCACAGCTTTTGGAAATAAGATATTATTTTCCAAATGAATGTGCTTGTGTAAATCAGCTTCAAACTCTTTCAGCATAGCAAAAGTCACTCTGTAAGTCGTGCAAGCATCTGCTGGCGGAGTATAATTATCGGTCAACGCGACGATTTCTCTAAAACGTTCGCCTTCATTATCGTGTTCGTGCATCATCATCGCAATCGGATTGGAAACGGTTCCAAAAGATGGCTGAGATAAAATCCCGTCTGATTCTTTGGTTTTAACCATTCTTTTTACAAATGGAAATAAAATCAATTCTTCTTTTTTCATGTGCTGAGATAATTCTCCTGCACAGCCAATAAACAATTCATTGATTTTAAATAACTCAGGATGATTTGCTCCATGCACCTTGCATAATTTATCCAAAAAAGGTAGTAAAATATTCGTTTTTTCTTCTACATAACGATGATGTGTTTTCTCAATATAATCTGCCAATAAATCCAACGGCCATGAATTAAAATCAATACTTCCGCTATTTTCTGATTGTACAACTTGCAATACATTTTCTAGTAAAGCATCTGCATCGATATTTTGTTTTTCGCATACTTCGGTTACTGTTCGGTTTCCTTTGCAGCAAAAATCTATTCTATATTTTGAAAAAACTGCAGACAGTTCTAAAATCCTCAGCCACAAAAGATCCTATTGTTTTGTTTTTTAAATTTTCCATGATAATCAATTTATTTTTGTGTTTTATTTTTTGTTTTTTAATGTCAGTTCAAATACAAACCAGGCCATTGTTATAAACCCGATTCCGAAAATTGAATCTCCAATTGCTCGAAGCCATTTTAAAGTAATCATTGCTGGCTGCTGCATTAATTCTGATGAACGAGCGTACCACATTCCGTGACTAATACTTTCAATTGCCTGCCAAACTCCAATTGGAAGAAGACTTAAGATTGCCATTAGAAATAAACCAATATTTAAAGACCAAAAAGTAATTTTAAGCAATTTGGTATTCCAGCTTACATTTCGGTATAAACTTCTCAGTACAAATAATACCAAACCAATTCCTAGCATTCCGTACACTCCGAACAATGCCGTATGTCCATGTAAAGGTGTTGTATTTAATCCTTGAACATAATACAAGGCAATTGGCGGATTAATAATGAATCCGAAGATTCCCGCTCCAAGGAAATTCCAAAAAGCTACAGAAATCATAAAGTAAATTGGCCATTTATAATCGACAATCCATTGTGTTGATTTTGAGATTTTATAGTTTTGATACGCTTCAAACCCGATTAAAGTCAGCGGAACCACTTCTAAAGCGCTAAATGTTGCTCCTAAAGCCATAATTGCAGTTGGCGTTCCTGAGAAATACAAGTGATGAAATGTTCCTAAAATACCTCCAGACATGAAAATAATAGTTGCAAAAAGCACATTTAAAGTCGCTGTTTTCGTTTTCAATAATCCCAAACGAACAAACAGAAAGGCAATTACAACTGTTGCAAAAACTTCAAAGAATCCTTCAACCCAAAGGTGAACTACCCACCATCTCCAATATTCAGCAATAGCTAAATTAGTTTGTCTTCCCCACATTAATCCAGCTCCATAAAACATGGCAATTGCAGTACAAGAAACTAAAAACAAGATGATTAGGTTTTTCTCTTCTGTTTTTTTCTTTAAAACTGGAAGTAACGGACGAATCATTAAAGCCAACCATAAAAACAGTCCAACTAAAAGGAAAATCTGCCAGAAACGACCTAAATCAACATATTCATAACCTTGATGTCCGAACCAGAAATTTTGAACTAAATTTAATTTCTGCATTACTCCAAACCATTGTCCAGCCATAGAACCTAAAACAATAATCAATAGTGCAACAAACAAGAAGTTGACACCAAAACATTGAAATTTAGGATCTTTACCCGAAACTGCTGGAGCGATATACAATCCTGTTGCCAGCCAAGCTGTAGCAATCCAGAAAATAGCCAATTGCGTGTGCCATGTACGCGTTACAGCATAAGGAAGAATTTTATCAATCGGGATTCCGTATAAACCATTTCCTTCCACTCCATAATGCGCTGTTATGATTCCGAAAACCATTTGCAGAACCATCAGCAAGCTCACAATCCAGAAATATTTGGTCACCAAGCCCATAGATTTGGTTTTGCTTTGCTTGATCAATGGATCTTCTTTTGGAAGCGGAAATTCTTCTTCTTCACCTGATTTTGCATGATAGAAAACTAAGATTCCGACACTCAAAATCAGTAAAATTATACTTACTCCAGACCAAGCTAAAAGTTCGGTTGTAGCTGTATTTCCTACCAATTCATCTGAAGGCCAGTTGTGCGTGTACGAAATATCTCCATTAGGACGATTGGTAACTGTTGCCCAAGTTGCCCAAAAGAAAAAGGCATTCATTTTATGCATTCTCTCCTCATCTTTAATCGAGTTTTTCGGAATCGCATATTCTTCTCTCAACTTATCAAATTGAGGATCATTCGTAAAAAGACCTTTATAATATTCGCTTAAATACTCAATTGCGGCCAAACGATTTTCCGAAATGGTGAGCACTCCTGTCTCAGCATCGTATCGATTGGTTCTTAAATCTTTCTGCAAACGAACCTTAAGAGCCGATTGTTTTTCGGCGTCTAATTCATCATATTTTTGATTAAAATCTTTCTTAGCATAAATATCCAATATAAAAACGGCTTCTCTATGCAACCAATCTGCGGTCCAGTCTGGGGCCACATAAGCGCCGTGTCCCCAGATAGATCCCACTTCCTGGCCACCTATACTTTGCCAGATATTTTGTCCGTCTTTAATTTCGCTTCCGCTAAAAACGGCTTTACCAGAATCGGTTACAATTTCTTTCGGAACTGGTGGTGCCTGCTGATAGATTTCGTAACCATAATAACCCAGCACTGCAAATGATATACTCATTACCAATGCAAAAACCAGCCATAATTTTTTTCTCTTTTCATTCTTTTCTCATTCAATAAAAGACATTTTTATCCTTTATCAGTTTTTAAAAAAACTCCAAAGCCAGTTACAGCATTTGGAGCTTTTGATTATTTACTCAACAATTAATACACCTTTCATCATGGCTACGTGACCAGGGAAAGAACAAATAAATGGATATGATCCTTTTTTATCAATTGTAAACTCGATTGTATCTTCTTCTCCACCACCAATTAATTTAGTGTGCGCAATGATTGAAGCTTTTTCAGATTCTGGAATATAATCAGTTGCTTTGGCATCATTTGCTTTTAACGCAAAAGCTCGCTTGGTCTGTTCCTTCTTGCAAAATCACTAAATTATGTCCCATTGCTTCTTTCGGGATTTTACCAACGTGTTTCAAAGTCAATTTGATTGGTTTTCCGGCAACAGCTTTCAATTCATTTACATTAAATTGCATTTGGTCATTTCCTTCAATAACTAAAACATTTTCTTCTGTGGCTGCAGCCGCTGGAGCTTGTTCGCCTTCAGTAGAAGTTTCGGTTGTTTCTGTCGGTTCAGCTGGAGTAGTTTCTTTTTTACCGCAAGAAGTAACTGCTAAAAATCCCATTAGGATTAGTACTGAAATTTTGGTTTTTGTATTCATTTTTAAGATATTTAATAATATTAATTGTTCGCATTTGTCGCTTTAAGAAAGAAATCTCCCGATTTCACATCAGAAGCTAACTGTTCTAAAGTTGTATTTTTAAGCATTTCTAACAGCAGTCCTCTTATTTTCTTAAACTCGTGATGAACTGGGCAAGGATGTTCTTCTGAGCATTCTTTCAATCCTATTCCACAACCGCTGTATATTTTATTTCCGTCAATAGCATCTACAATCTGAATTAACTTTATTTTTTTCGATGCTTCTGGCGAAACTTCAAATCCGCCCCCAACTCCTTTTGTTGAATGAATTATGCTGCTTTTGGTTAAAACCTGCATAATCTTGGCTGTAAATGGTTCTGGCGAATCAATTTCTTTCGCAACATCTTTTATTCCAACCCTAATCCCTTTAGAAGATTTGGTTGCAATAAATATTGAAGCTCTTATTCCGTACTCACACGCTTTTGAAAACATACATCCCTAATTAATTCTAGACAAAGATATACAGGTTTTAAATAAAAGACAAATTTATCTTTAATTATTTTTCTAAAGATCAAATATTATTTATAATGAAACTAATTAGTGCCAATAATTACACATATTCATCATTCAATTCTGATAAAACCCAATTTTAATTTTAACTTTGAGAGTATTAAATTTTAAATATTTAACAAATGCCTTTAAGCAATTCAAAAGATTTAAAACTGGCAGTCCTTATTGATGCAGACAATGTGCCATATAGCAATGTAAAAGGCATGATGGAAGAAATTGCAAAACTTGGAACGCCAACTACAAAAAGGATTTATGCCGATTGGACAAAACCAAACGCAAATGGCTGGAAAGGTGTTTTATTAGAACATGCTATTACTCCTATTCAACAATATAGTTACACGGTGGGAAAAAACTCATCAGATTCTGCTCTAATTATTGATGCAATGGATTTGCTTTATTCTGGAAAATTAGATGGTTTTTGCATTGTTTCCAGCGACAGCGATTTTACACGTCTTGCCATTCGGCTTCGTGAATCGGGTATGAAAGTAATTGGCATTGGAGAAAAGAAAACGCCAAACTCGTTTATTGTGGCCTGCGACCGATTTATTTATATTGAGGTTTTGGATGGAGCTATTCAAAAGAAAAAACCTAAAACAACCACTACCGATACCAAAAAGCCAATTGAAAAACCTGCCGAGAAAGCACTTCATAAAATTGACAAACAAACCATTGAACTTATTGAGGCTACAATCGAAGATATTGAAGATGACGATGGTTGGGCATTTCTTGGTGATGTCGGGAATCTGATCGTCAAGAAAAAACCCGAATTTGACCCTCGAAACTATGGTTTCTCTAAATTGACTCCGATGCTTAAATCATTGACTGATATTCTGGAAATTGACGAAAGAGAGTCAGACAAAAAAGGAATCAAACACGTTTATGTACGTCTAAGATTCAACTAATTATCACATTTATTACCTATTTAATTTTTTAAAAACATGAGAAAAAAATTCTTTATTTACGGATTCTTATTGTTTCTAATTGTTGCTCGCAATTTATTACTATACTGGACGAGGTTATTTGCTCGTATTTATTATTCCAATCTTACTAATTGTAGGAGTTTATAATGCATCTCAAGAAAAACACGCTATTTTAAGAAACTTTCCTGTTCTAGGTTATTTCAGATATTTATTTGAAATGATCGCGCCTGAGATTCAGCAATATTTTATTGAAAGATCTACAGACGGAAAACCTTTTTCTAGAAATCAGCGTTCTTTAGTGTATCAAAGAGCTAAAAATATTGATTCGAGCACTCCATTTGGAACACAATTAAACTTAAATACTGAAAACTACGAAGGAATCAAGCATTCTATTTTTCCTGCAAAAGTAAACGAAGAATTACCTCGTGTATTAGTTGGAGGAAAAGATTGCAAACAACCTTATTCTGCTTCTTTATTTAACGTTTCGGCAATGAGTTTCGGTTCACTGAGCGAACATGCAGTTCGCGCCATTAATATTGGAGCAAAAAAAGGAAATTTCTACCAAAACACAGGAGAAGGTGGATTAACTGAATTTCACCTTGCCGGAGGCGGAGATATTACTTGGCAGATTGGTACAGGATATTTTGGCTGTCGTGATGCCGAAGGAAATTTTAGTCCTGAAAATTTCTCAGAAAAAGCAAATCTTCCAAATGTAAAGATGATCGAGATTAAAATTTCTCAAGGTGCAAAACCAGGTCATGGAGGTGTGTTGCCTGCAGCTAAAAACACAGAACAGATTGCTAAAATTAGAGGGGTTGTACCACATACGATGATTCTTTCTCCTCCAGGCCATCATGCTTTTTCTGATGCTAATGGATTAATTAAGTTTATTAAACAATTACGCGAGTTATCTAACGGAAAACCAATCGGATTTAAATTATGTATTGGCAATACTGAGGAGTTTGAAGCAATCTGCCAAGAGATGATCAATGAAGACACTTATCCCGATTTCATTACCGTTGATGGTGCAGAAGGTGGAACTGGAGCTGCTCCGCTTGAATTCGCAGATGGTGTTGGAATGCCTTTTGAACCTGCATTGATCTTTGTAAATAAAACTTTAGTGCGCTTAGGTATTCGTGATAAAATGCGCATTATTGGAAGTGGAAAAATCATTTCGGGTTATTCTATTTTACATGCCATTGCACTTGGAGCAGATATGTGTAACAGCGCAAGAGGATTTATGTTTTCTTTAGGTTGCATTCAAGCTTTACGTTGTCATAATAACGAATGTCCAACGGGAGTCGCAACACAAAACAAAATGCTAATGAAAGGTTTGGTTGTTACTGATAAATCTGAAAGAGTGTATCACTTCCATAAAAATACGCTTCATGCCGCAAATGAACTTTTGGCTGCAGACTGGAAAAACATCATTTGCAGATGTTGATATTAAT
It encodes:
- a CDS encoding nitric-oxide reductase large subunit; translated protein: MSISFAVLGYYGYEIYQQAPPVPKEIVTDSGKAVFSGSEIKDGQNIWQSIGGQEVGSIWGHGAYVAPDWTADWLHREAVFILDIYAKKDFNQKYDELDAEKQSALKVRLQKDLRTNRYDAETGVLTISENRLAAIEYLSEYYKGLFTNDPQFDKLREEYAIPKNSIKDEERMHKMNAFFFWATWATVTNRPNGDISYTHNWPSDELVGNTATTELLAWSGVSIILLILSVGILVFYHAKSGEEEEFPLPKEDPLIKQSKTKSMGLVTKYFWIVSLLMVLQMVFGIITAHYGVEGNGLYGIPIDKILPYAVTRTWHTQLAIFWIATAWLATGLYIAPAVSGKDPKFQCFGVNFLFVALLIIVLGSMAGQWFGVMQKLNLVQNFWFGHQGYEYVDLGRFWQIFLLVGLFLWLALMIRPLLPVLKKKTEEKNLIILFLVSCTAIAMFYGAGLMWGRQTNLAIAEYWRWWVVHLWVEGFFEVFATVVIAFLFVRLGLLKTKTATLNVLFATIIFMSGGILGTFHHLYFSGTPTAIMALGATFSALEVVPLTLIGFEAYQNYKISKSTQWIVDYKWPIYFMISVAFWNFLGAGIFGFIINPPIALYYVQGLNTTPLHGHTALFGVYGMLGIGLVLFVLRSLYRNVSWNTKLLKITFWSLNIGLFLMAILSLLPIGVWQAIESISHGMWYARSSELMQQPAMITLKWLRAIGDSIFGIGFITMAWFVFELTLKNKK
- a CDS encoding plastocyanin/azurin family copper-binding protein — protein: MPESEKASIIAHTKLIGGGEEDTIEFTIDKKGSYPFICSFPGHVAMMKGVLIVE
- a CDS encoding RrF2 family transcriptional regulator, with amino-acid sequence MFSKACEYGIRASIFIATKSSKGIRVGIKDVAKEIDSPEPFTAKIMQVLTKSSIIHSTKGVGGGFEVSPEASKKIKLIQIVDAIDGNKIYSGCGIGLKECSEEHPCPVHHEFKKIRGLLLEMLKNTTLEQLASDVKSGDFFLKATNANN
- a CDS encoding NYN domain-containing protein; this encodes MPLSNSKDLKLAVLIDADNVPYSNVKGMMEEIAKLGTPTTKRIYADWTKPNANGWKGVLLEHAITPIQQYSYTVGKNSSDSALIIDAMDLLYSGKLDGFCIVSSDSDFTRLAIRLRESGMKVIGIGEKKTPNSFIVACDRFIYIEVLDGAIQKKKPKTTTTDTKKPIEKPAEKALHKIDKQTIELIEATIEDIEDDDGWAFLGDVGNLIVKKKPEFDPRNYGFSKLTPMLKSLTDILEIDERESDKKGIKHVYVRLRFN